The following proteins come from a genomic window of Triticum aestivum cultivar Chinese Spring chromosome 6A, IWGSC CS RefSeq v2.1, whole genome shotgun sequence:
- the LOC123129708 gene encoding sugar transporter ERD6-like 16: protein MAAALPPSTAPPLLTRRSAAGLLPFHRARRGQYAAARHGGCCARRLLAAAATAGATRGLTRRATAVAAAQGRAQAGEGAEEGSLQMVLLSTAVAVCGSFEFGACVGYSAPAQAGIVSDIGLSNSQYGIFASVLTVGAMVGALTSGRLADTLGRKMTMWLAAIVGIFGWLAIYLAKVPVFISEIAPKDLRGGLAASNQGFQLPTSLEQQFRGAFWLSWANIGREKEFRASLQKLRGEKADISGEATGIIEYVESVRDLPKARIQDLFHRKNMYAVIVSKCYQINCAILLTKETFCNCSSPKLQGFLIPITLLGALLMDRSGRRTLLLVSSSGTFVGCFLTGLSFYFKAQGLYTQLVPTLALYGILAYYVAYSIGMGPVPWVIMSEIFSINMKGIAGSLVTLVSWVGSFVISYSFSFLMDWNSAGTFFLFSAASLVTVLFVARLVPETKGRTLEEIQESLMAVT, encoded by the exons ATGGCTGCCGCCCTCCCTCCGTCGACCGCCCCGCCGCTCCTCACCCGCCGCTCAGCAGCAGGCCTACTCCCCTTCCACCGGGCGCGGCGCGGGCAGTACGCCGCCGCACGGCATGGCGGCTGCTGTGCGCGCCGGTTGCTCGCGGCAGCGGCGACCGCCGGCGCCACGCGCGGCCTGACGAGGAGAGCCACGGCTGTGGCGGCAGCCCAAGGCCGCGCTCAGGCCGGAGAGGGCGCGGAGGAGGGGTCGCTGCAGATGGTCCTGCTCAGCACCGCCGTGGCCGTGTGCGGTTCCTTCGAGTTCGGCGCCTGT GTTGGGTATTCTGCGCCGGCTCAAGCTGGAATCGTCAGCGACATTGGACTATCCAATTCACAG TATGGCATCTTTGCATCTGTCTTGACGGTTGGTGCAATGGTCGGCGCTCTGACCAGTGGCCGCCTTGCAGACACTCTTGGACGCAAAATG ACCATGTGGCTGGCAGCAATTGTAGGCATTTTTGGTTGGCTTGCTATATACCTAGCCAAG GTACCTGTGTTCATATCTGAAATAGCACCAAAGGATCTCCGAGGAGGCCTTGCAGCCTCAAACCAG GGTTTTCAGCTGCCTACATCATTGGAGCAACAATTTCGTGGCGCTTTTTGGTTGTCGTGG GCCAACATCGGGAGAGAGAAAGAATTCCGTGCTTCACTACAAAAGCTTAGGGGTGAAAAGGCTGACATATCTGGAGAGGCTACTGGGATTATA GAGTACGTTGAATCAGTTCGGGATTTACCTAAGGCCAGGATTCAGGATTTGTTTCACAGGAAAAATATGTATGCAGTCATT GTATCCAAATGCTACCAAATTAATTGTGCCATTTTACTGACGAAGGAAACATTCTGTAATTGTTCTTCCCCTAAACTTCAGGGTTTTCTG ATTCCAATCACATTACTTGGGGCCCTTCTCATGGATAGGAGTGGAAGAAGAACCCTTCTACTG GTGTCTTCATCTGGCACATTTGTGGGCTGCTTTCTTACTGGGCTATCATTCTACTTCAAG GCACAAGGATTGTACACACAATTGGTTCCTACATTGGCTCTTTACGGCATACTG GCATACTATGTGGCATACTCAATTGGAATGGGACCTGTTCCTTGGGTTATCATGTCCGAG ATATTCTCAATCAACATGAAAGGAATAGCAGGAAGCTTGGTAACCCTGGTTAGTTGGGTTGGTTCATTCGTGATATCGTATTCGTTCAGCTTCCTTATGGATTGGAACTCTGCAG GCACATTTTTCTTGTTCTCAGCAGCGAGCCTGGTTACTGTGTTGTTCGTGGCAAGGCTAGTGCCagaaactaaagggagaacactcGAAGAGATCCAAGAATCGCTAATGGCCGTTACATGA
- the LOC123128575 gene encoding uncharacterized protein: MLMLRAATARAASTLVAAARRRPGLLPVAIAGLSSSSSGPPSGGKRRKGQRRGEAKPLPQPQPLPGRSEIPSNKKPNAKDRRKVRPAAEESQGPSGQEIELRKQPPEKPKRVVRWRCATGCGACCKLDKGPEFPTPDEVFADFPDHLQLYKSMIGPDGWCNNYDKSNRTCNIYEDRPFFCRVEPKVFEEFFGVPRSKFDREACSACVDNIKMVYGQDSPELGNFKRAIREESSKHEASMNEVKLLDATNTTGT; encoded by the exons atgctcatgcTGCGGGCCGCCACCGCCAGGGCGGCGTCcacgctcgtcgccgccgccaggAGGAGACCCGGCCTCCTGCCTGTCGCCATCGCCGGTCTCTCGTCCTCCTCATCAGGACCACCATCGGGCGGGAAGAGGAGGAAGGGCCAGCGGCGGGGCGAGGCCAAGCCCCTGCCCCAGCCTCAGCCCTTGCCTGGGCGCTCCGAGATCCCCAGCAACAAGAAGCCCAACGCCAAAGACAGGAGGAAGGTTCGACCAGCGGCGGAAGAGTCGCAAGGGCCATCGGGCCAGGAGATTGAGCTGAGGAAGCAGCCGCCGGAGAAGCCGAAGCGGGTGGTGCGGTGGCGCTGCGCGACGGGGTGCGGCGCGTGCTGCAAGCTCGACAAGGGCCCCGAGTTCCCCACCCCCGACGAGGTCTTCGCCGACTTCCCCGACCACCTCCAG CTGTACAAGAGCATGATTGGCCCTGACGGATGGTGCAACAACTACGACAAGTCCAACCGAACCTGCAACATCTACGAAG ACCGGCCATTCTTCTGCAGGGTCGAACCGAAGGTTTTCGAAGAGTTCTTTGGCGTGCCACGCAGCAAGTTCGACAGGGAAGCCTGCAG TGCTTGTGTGGATAACATCAAGATGGTGtatggccaggactctcctgagcTTGGAAACTTCAAGAGGGCCATAAGGGAGGAAAGTAGTAAGCATGAGGCAAGCATGAACGAGGTTAAATTGTTGGATGCCACAAATACTACTGGTACCTGA